One window from the genome of Phycisphaerales bacterium encodes:
- a CDS encoding RNA polymerase sigma factor, translating into MAGTETQRDMARADTSAGGASRSRSGQISPGEFAALFEQSFRVLWYIALGLIHDRNLAEDVVQEAAIIALGKLDHFQRGTNFVAWMGQTVRYAALNLARRNRRHTSASTDPALIDADPSQPPRGERGKADPLRLAADFSLPGGQDAFDDRLLRALDGISDTARACLLLRTIEGMEYREIARTLDIAEGTAMSHVHRARTALRDRLADSAGATSRPGGREGS; encoded by the coding sequence ATGGCCGGCACTGAAACCCAACGCGACATGGCGCGCGCGGACACGTCGGCCGGGGGTGCGTCTCGATCCCGCTCCGGACAGATCTCGCCCGGCGAGTTTGCGGCGCTGTTCGAACAGTCCTTTCGGGTCCTGTGGTACATTGCCCTCGGCCTGATTCACGATCGCAACCTCGCCGAAGACGTGGTGCAGGAAGCCGCGATCATCGCCCTTGGCAAGCTGGATCATTTCCAGCGGGGCACGAACTTTGTCGCCTGGATGGGCCAAACGGTGCGCTACGCCGCTCTCAACCTCGCCCGACGCAATCGACGCCACACCAGCGCCTCCACAGACCCCGCGCTCATCGACGCCGACCCCAGCCAGCCGCCGCGCGGCGAGCGCGGCAAGGCCGACCCGCTCCGCCTCGCCGCCGACTTCTCCCTGCCCGGCGGCCAGGACGCCTTTGACGACCGCCTGCTCCGAGCCCTCGACGGCATCAGCGACACCGCCCGGGCCTGCCTGCTGCTCCGCACGATCGAAGGCATGGAGTATCGCGAGATCGCCCGCACGCTCGACATCGCCGAAGGCACCGCCATGAGCCACGTCCACCGGGCGCGCACCGCACTGCGCGACCGGCTCGCGGATTCGGCCGGGGCTACCAGCCGCCCCGGCGGGAGGGAGGGCTCATGA